A window from Cryptomeria japonica chromosome 1, Sugi_1.0, whole genome shotgun sequence encodes these proteins:
- the LOC131069131 gene encoding uncharacterized protein LOC131069131, with amino-acid sequence MMVEGAYKHIFWTPCCVHALNNALKDIGKIDWVKHAVAEARDIQMFICNHHTSLALFRSFSKKEFLKPIETRYASYFILLERMLEVHDPLQLMVVNPEWTKWRESNSTEGKSTKQKILDDNWWSTVRYLCSIISPIVDVIRYADTDSPSLGEIYETFDSMLGKIKQTISDKDPTLEFYEQHIRPIVTRRWNIMNTPLHMAAYALNPKWYAPRDGRVLPCDDDEVLDEFTRAIDKIYTEEQASILRAQFLDFTNLRGPTLSKP; translated from the exons ATGATGGTGGAGGGTGCTTACAAGCACATcttttggaccccatgttgtgttcaTGCATTAAACAATGCATTGAAAGACATAGGAAAAATAGATTGGGTGAAGCATGCGGTGGCAGAAGCTAGAgacattcaaatgttcatttgcaaccaccacaccTCACTTGCTCTCTTTAGATCATTTTCAAAGAAGGAGTTCCTCAAACCCATTGAAACAAG gtatgctagttactTCATCTTGTTGGAGAGGATGCTTGAGGTGCATGATCCTCTACAGTTGATGGTGGTGAATCCTGAGTGGACTAAATGGCGGGAATCAAACTCTACTGAAGGAAAATCTACCAAACAAAAGATCCTTGATGACAATTGGTGGTCCACTGTGAG ATACCTTTGCTCTATCATTTCTCCTATTGTAGATGTCATCAGATATGCTGATACAGACTCTCCTAGTCTTGGAGAGATATATGAGACATTTGACAGTATGCTTGGGAAGATTAAGCAAACAATTTCGGATAAGGATCCTACTTTGGAGTTCTATGAGCAGCATATCAGGCCCATTGTGACACGAAGGTGGAACATAATGAACACCCCGCTTCATATGGCAGCCTATGCATTGAATCCGAAATGGTATGCACCAAGGGATGGAAGGGTGCTTCCATGTGATGATGATGAGGTTTTAGATGAGTTCACACGGGCAATTGATAAGATATATACAGAGGAGCAGGCTTCCATACTTCGTGCACAATTCCTTGACTTCACAAATCTTCGTGGTCCTACATTGAGTAAACCATAG